The genomic DNA TGAATGGCGGGGGCGATGGGACCCTGGATGCTGGTGGCGACCCTTCTCTCGGCAGTGAACGTACTCCTCCTCGTGGTGTTGACGGTCATCTGGGTCCGCAACTATCGAACGTTCGGATCCGAGATGACCGCAGGGTTGGCCATGTTCGGTGTTACTCTCCTTCTCGAGAATGTCGTTGCAATTTACTTCTTTTTCAGCACCGGGATGCTCTACGCTAATTCCCCAGGCGTCCAGCAGTCCGTAGCCACCCTTCGCGTGCTCCAGACCGTCGCTCTGGCTTTCCTCACCTACGTTACCGCGAAGTGACACGACTGTGATCACACTCTCGAGAACGCAGGCTCAATTTGAAACCCCTCCTGCATACAGCCGCCGTATGCGGAACACTGATCTCGGCCGTAGTTTGGGAGCCCGATCACGTCCTGTTGCAGACAAGGCGCGAATGCAGCATGACCCACCCCGGCAACAGACCAATCGGTTCGCTCGGTACTTGAAAGCAGAGAGTAGAGTACGGATTGAGAGTTCGTCATCAAACCCGTACCGTGATTACATCGATATATTATGAATCAAACCGGATGGTATTTTATGTGGAATGTGAGCGTGTAGTTGTCTGAGCCGGCTCCAACAGTAACTGCTGTGGGCCACTCGGAGAGGCATGAGCCATGCGCAACGAGCCACACCACACGACGCCAGAACCGGACTCCAAACCGCTGCAGGCAACGCGCCGAACTGCACTTCGCGGGGCGGGTCTCGCCGGCATACTCGCGATGGGGGGCGGCAGCGCCACTGCCAGCCAACACTCCCCGGAGGCGAATGTCCACCGGGCTCAAAACGAGACGGAAGATGACGAGCCAGTCCCGGTAACGTGGGAGAACTACCCCCGCGCAGAGTCCGACACGTACCTCGCGCGATACGCCGAACTGGGCGGGTTCGGAGCGTTCTATCACCTCCGAGAGTTGGTTCCCATCGACGAACAGGACGTCATCCAGATGAATCGTGATACGCTCTACTCGGCTGGCGTCTTCGATCTGACCGAGCCGGTCACCGTCTCCCAACCGGACACCGGTGACCGCTACCAGTTGCTGATCGTCATCAATCAAGATAACTACTTGCGGGGATCGTCCACGACCGCCGGCGAATATACGCTGACACAGGACGAGATCGGGACACGATACTGTCTGGTCCTGGTCCGCACGTTATTCGATCCAAACGATCCGGACGACATCGAGACTGTTCACGCCGTCCAAGACAAGATCACGGCGAGTCAACGATCGCCCGGCGCGTTCGAGATACCCACCTGGGATCAGGAATCGCTCGAGCAGACCCGGGAGGCACTCATCACCGTCGGAGAGACGATGGACAACTCCCGGGGCGTGTGGGGCGAAGCCGACGAGGTCGATCCCGTCAAGCACCTCCTCGGCACCGCGATCGCCTGGGGCGGAAGTCCGGAGACGGACGAGTTCGTTCTCTGGCGAACGCCCGAACAGAACGACGGCGACACGGTATATACGCTCACCGTCGAGGATGTCCCCGTCGACGGATACTGGTCGGTCACCGTCTACAACAGCGACTGGTATCTCGAGGAAAACGAGTACGACGCGTACGCGATCAACAACGTGACCGCAGAGCGAGACGATGACGGCAGTGTCACGATTCACTTCGGTGGTGATCCCGACCAGCCGAACTACCTCTACACGCCAGAGGGGTGGAACTATACGATCCGACTGTACGGTCCGCGCGAGGAGATTCTCGACGGGAGCTATCACTTCCCCGAGGCCGAGCCGGTACCGGTAAATCGCTCCAACAATCGCTAGCAGTCGTTGGCAACCGCTTCGCGTTCGGTTTCGGCGGCGGCATCTGCAAACTCGGCATCTTCGAGGCAGTCGTCGGCGCCCGTGGCGGCCTTCCACCCATCCCGCCGGCGGGTATCGCTTGCTGGTTGTGGAAGTCGATCATGCTGCCGTTCCACAGGATTTAGTGGGACCATTGTGACCCCTCAGTATGGCGGAACACCAGTACTGGCTCGTCGCGGAACTAACAGCGGGTGGAGACCCAGCCGTGGTACTCGAGACAGGACTCAACCACGAATGGGCGCGGGACGGTCAACAGATCGAGGATTCAGTGGTCCTATTCGGTGAGTATCACTCCGCGCCGGTATCGGAACTCCGTGCGGTGAGCGACCACATCGACCGCCTTGTCTGGGTCGCGTCGCGGGAAGGGGGCGGCGGTGCCACCGTCAGCGAATACTACGAACGCTTCGACAAGTCGACGGACCCGACCGACGAACTCCGCTCGACCCCCGGTCGCTGGTGGTACGGCGAGCACTTCGACTACTACCGGATGCGCTACGGGATTCATGCCGCCGTCTGAATCTGACGACCTCGTGGATCTGGCTCGCCGACTCGACCAAGCCGATCCAGGCGAACGGGCCGCACTCGCGCCGCAAGTCCTAGAGCTGTTGCTTGATGACTTCGACTGGTGGGACAACCTCACACCGTCCGTCGTCGCGCAGTTCCTGTCCATGCTCGACGGGACCGACCCCGCTACCAGGAGCGTCGGTGTGTTCGTTGCCGGTCATGTCGCCGTCTATGGCGACGAGTACGTCGACGACCAGTCCGAAGTTGCGGCGTCCGTCTTCGACGCGCTCGGTGACGAGTCGCCGGTCGTCCGCCAGACGGCAGCAAACCCTCGCCGACTCGGCGACATCGTGAAAGAGGCCCTCGAAAACGACGAGTACCGGCCAATTCCGCGGGAACGCATCGCAGCAACGCTGTTCGAGCTGTTGCACGACCCCGACCCGGCGGTACGACGACGTGTCGGGAAGGTTGCTTTCTCACACGGAGCGGAGCTGATCGGCATCCATTCCGATCCCGCGGCCGCGGTCGAAACGCTTGTCGACACGTTCGGTGACCCGCTGAACGCATACTGTACGTATACGCGACCAGTCGCCTCGCCCCGTCACGCCGCTCTTGTGACGCTCGACGAAGGATTCGAGGAGTACGACGGCTCGCTATTGGCTGCCCACGCCGAGACAGTCGCCGAACGCCTCCACGACGATCGCCGCGGGGTGCGTTCGTGGGCGGCCCGCCTGCTGGATACGCTCGCGTCAGCAGGCGTCGTCGCTGTTGGGGACATCGCGGACGACGTCGTCACTGCTGCCCAGCGTAACGATTCCAGGGCGCTTGGCTGGCGATTCCCGCGACTCGCGCTTCGGGTGGCGCTGACCAGACGAGACGCGGTCGGCCCCGTGTACGAACACCTTCGGACGAGATTCACGGCCGCGAACACGAGGACCGACCGATGGCGGCGCAACGATCCGGATCTGATCGCAATCTCGCGGCTCGTCCGTGCTGCCGACCGGTCGTTTGACCCGCCCGCCGAAACGCTCGCCGCCATGGTCGCCCGGGACACGGCGGCAACTGACAAGACCGACCCGCTCGCTCTCCTCGCACCGGACCACCCGGAGTTCGTCGCCGACCAGCTCCGCCATGGCTATCGGCTACTCGTCGAGGGCGAACTCGACCACGGCTCGCGGTTTTACCGCGACCTCGTGGTCGACGTCGCCGACCGGAATCCAGCTGCCATCGAGACCGTCCCAGAAATCCTCGCAGAGAACCTGCCCAGAAGCGAGGTCCGGAAGACGTTGGCCGCACTCGTTGACGCCCATCCCGACCTCGCGGCCCACGTCGTTCCCGACGCTTTCGCCCGCGCCGAATGGGAGCCACCCCTTCGCTACCAACACTCGCAATTAATCGAAGAAACAGCCGAACACTGGGAGACGGTCCCGGACGGCTTGGCTGAGACGCTGGTCGAGACTGTCGGGACTGACCGGTCGGAGAAGCGGCGCCGCTTCGCCATCCGGGCGCTCGTTGCATTCCACGAGGTGGGACTGCCCGTCCTCCCCGAGCGGTTCAGCCCGTTCATCGACCTCTACGACCAGGGCGCGTTCGATGACGACGGCGACCCGGTCGACCCGCTCGAGACGGACGCCGCCGAGGGTGCCGGGCTTCGCTGAGAGTGGCCTTGCAAGAGTTGATTCGGGCGCGGATTCGTAGAGATTGTCGTAGACTATTCGAGACGGCGTCAGCCGCCTCGAAATCGCCGCGGTCGTGTCTTCGTATCACGATAAAGACACCCTCCCCGCTACGGTTTTGCTTCGAGAACCATCTCGAACGGTGGCGTCTCGGTCGCGCGGCGGAACTCCGAAAAGCCACCCTCGGTGACCACCTCACGTAGCCGTTCTTCCCCAGCCTGAGCGCCCAACGCGTGGGGACCCTCCTGATCGAGCGCGTTTGGCGTACACATCATCGTAGACACCGAATAATACAGCCGCCCACGCGGATGCAGATTCTCCTCCACCCGATCACCACTAAGTGGTTCCACGATCATCCACGTGCCGTCGTCAGCGAGCGTCTCTCGGACGTGTGCTGCAACACCGACTGGATCACCCATGTCGTGCAGGCAATCGAAGGAGGTGACGAAGTCGTACTCATCACCGTCGTACTCCTTGGCCCTCGTAACCTCGAAGCTGACCCGATCAGTTACCCCGGCAGTAGCCGCGCGCTCGCGCGCCGGTTTGATAGATCCCTCGTGGTAATCGTATCCGACGAACGTCGATTTGGGATAGGCTCGAGCCATGGTGATTGTCGATTCGCCGTGGCCACACCCGATGTCAGCGACTCGTGCGCCCTCCTGGAGTTTCTCGTCAACCCCCTCGAGGGCGGGAATCCAGTCGGAGACGAGGTTTTCCTTGAAGTCGAATTCGGAGGTGCGCATCATGCCTTGGAAGACCTCCTCATCGTGTTCGTGCCATCCGACACCTTCACCGGTGCGGAAGGCTGTCTCAATCTTGGGCATGGTCTTGCCAGCGGCGGTGGCGATCTGGAACAAGCCCGCAAGGGGGGACGCTGGCCCTTCCGTATCGGCTAGTAAGAGTGCCTGTTCAGGAGAGAGGCTATACTGCTCCGTTTCGGGGTCGTAGCTCACGTAATCGCTGGCTGCACTGGCGGCGAGCCACTCGCGCACATACCGTTCAGTGGTGTCAGTGCGGTTGGCGAGTTCGCGTGTCGTGAGCGGTCCGTGTTTGGCAAGCGCATCGTAGAGTCCGAGCCGATCGCCGATGATGGCCAGCGGTGCGTACGCGATCGCGCCGATATCGGTAGTGGCAGTTTCTATCAGTTCCTCGAGTCTGTCTTCGTTAATGGACATGGTGTCACCTCTTGATCTTTCGTCTCCCTGTTCGTTGTACGTCATTCGTCACTCTCGTCTGCGTATTCTGATGCTGATTCCGGGTTGTGCCTCCGCAGAGAACGACACGACTGCGCGAGTAGAATAAGTATCTAGTGGGACTCTGGCAGCTGTTGATGTCGGTGCAGACGACGCAAGGTTGTCACCGCTTGCAAGTGGGAACATTCCGCGTTGCGGATCGCCTCTTCTCTGAGCACGTCACCAGCGTTCACGCACAGCGGTACCGCATTCCGCTGCATCGCCCGCCCCACTTCTGACTGAGCGTCGGAAGCTGCTGAATCTATGCTCTGTAACCGGCACGCCGTTGCTGACGGTGTTCACGTAGAATGAGCGGCCGCTGCTGAATGGAACGTGCGTATTCAGCAACGGTGTCTCAAATTGAGTGCGGGTTGAGGGAGCGCGGGTATCCGGCAGAGTCAGCGCCAGATAACGGGGTTTTCCGCCGAACCCTAGTCTTCGGACGCTGCTCGGATCGGTGTTTCTGTAGCAGGGGCAGGTGGCTCGTGTGTACCGAAGTCGGGGTGAGTCTCTTCCATCCAGACGTACACGACCGCCCCGGAGACGAACATCAGGAACGCAGTCATGTAGAACGCCGCCTCGGCGTTCACGAACTGCATCGAGAGGCCAATCAGGATTGCACCGACTCCGTAGCCGGAGTCCCGCCACATCCGGTACACGCCCATTCCAGCCGACCGCCACGTCGGGTGGGCTGCGTCGCTCGGGACCGTCATCAGGTTTGGATACAGCAACGCCATTCCCAATCCGGAGGCGGCGGCCAGAACGGCCCACGGGAGAGCCCCATCG from Natrinema salaciae includes the following:
- a CDS encoding DUF1214 domain-containing protein encodes the protein MRNEPHHTTPEPDSKPLQATRRTALRGAGLAGILAMGGGSATASQHSPEANVHRAQNETEDDEPVPVTWENYPRAESDTYLARYAELGGFGAFYHLRELVPIDEQDVIQMNRDTLYSAGVFDLTEPVTVSQPDTGDRYQLLIVINQDNYLRGSSTTAGEYTLTQDEIGTRYCLVLVRTLFDPNDPDDIETVHAVQDKITASQRSPGAFEIPTWDQESLEQTREALITVGETMDNSRGVWGEADEVDPVKHLLGTAIAWGGSPETDEFVLWRTPEQNDGDTVYTLTVEDVPVDGYWSVTVYNSDWYLEENEYDAYAINNVTAERDDDGSVTIHFGGDPDQPNYLYTPEGWNYTIRLYGPREEILDGSYHFPEAEPVPVNRSNNR
- a CDS encoding class I SAM-dependent methyltransferase yields the protein MTYNEQGDERSRGDTMSINEDRLEELIETATTDIGAIAYAPLAIIGDRLGLYDALAKHGPLTTRELANRTDTTERYVREWLAASAASDYVSYDPETEQYSLSPEQALLLADTEGPASPLAGLFQIATAAGKTMPKIETAFRTGEGVGWHEHDEEVFQGMMRTSEFDFKENLVSDWIPALEGVDEKLQEGARVADIGCGHGESTITMARAYPKSTFVGYDYHEGSIKPARERAATAGVTDRVSFEVTRAKEYDGDEYDFVTSFDCLHDMGDPVGVAAHVRETLADDGTWMIVEPLSGDRVEENLHPRGRLYYSVSTMMCTPNALDQEGPHALGAQAGEERLREVVTEGGFSEFRRATETPPFEMVLEAKP